One Sphingomicrobium marinum genomic window carries:
- a CDS encoding PP2C family protein-serine/threonine phosphatase has product MRFLSAGTTHVGLKRQHNEDALLDARDRALWVVADGMGGHEAGDVAAKMVVDRLGQDLSEGTVEDRLDRASAILEKVNDELVAMAQEGGKSGTIGTTVVGLVLEEAKFGVFWAGDSRAYRVRDGAIAQLTRDHSLVQDLVDAGMLAIEDAEHHPDANVVTRAVGAKETLKVATRIGDAQSGDIFVIASDGLTKVVEKFEILDIVTSRNPMQAVDALLDMTLQRGAPDNVTMQVIRVG; this is encoded by the coding sequence ATGCGCTTCCTGAGTGCCGGGACGACCCATGTCGGACTGAAACGCCAGCATAATGAGGACGCACTGCTCGACGCGCGCGATCGAGCTTTGTGGGTGGTCGCCGACGGGATGGGCGGGCACGAAGCGGGCGATGTCGCCGCCAAGATGGTTGTCGATCGCCTCGGGCAGGATTTATCCGAAGGCACTGTCGAGGACCGCTTGGATAGAGCCTCGGCCATACTCGAAAAAGTGAACGACGAACTTGTCGCCATGGCGCAGGAAGGCGGGAAAAGTGGCACGATCGGCACCACGGTCGTCGGACTTGTCCTCGAGGAAGCGAAGTTCGGGGTTTTCTGGGCGGGCGACAGCCGCGCTTATCGCGTACGCGACGGCGCCATTGCCCAGCTGACCCGCGACCACAGCCTGGTGCAGGACCTGGTCGACGCAGGCATGCTGGCGATCGAGGATGCGGAGCACCACCCCGATGCCAATGTCGTGACCCGCGCGGTTGGCGCGAAAGAGACGCTCAAGGTCGCGACGCGCATCGGCGATGCGCAATCGGGCGACATATTCGTGATCGCTTCGGATGGCCTCACTAAAGTGGTGGAGAAATTCGAGATCCTCGACATCGTGACCAGCCGCAACCCGATGCAGGCCGTCGATGCTTTGCTTGATATGACGCTCCAGCGCGGCGCGCCCGACAATGTCACAATGCAGGTAATCCGCGTCGGCTGA